The following DNA comes from Cellulosilyticum sp. I15G10I2.
ATTAGGTCCGCTTGGCAGGCAGGAGATATTTTTTGTCTTTCCCGCCTACCCACCGCCATACCCGAGTCAAGCCAAAAAACATCTCCTGCCTACCTCGCTATGTGCTATTATACTATTACTGAAACAATAGATGAGATAACAAAAAATACCTAAGACTTGATCTGAAGCTTAGAAATATAAACTCAAATGCTTTAATGATTTTATAAAACGGATAAAGATAACTTATTTAAATGGTCTAACGCCCAATTATATGAATAGTTTGCTTAACCTTTGCAGTTATCTAAACTTTTCACTGACTAGAGGGGGCTTTTGAGGTACTTCGGGGAGGCTATGACAGATGTCCTAAAACTAATTCAAACTTAAATAAAACAAAGCTTAGCAGAGGAGATTTTAGGGTTCGGAAGTTGCCTCTGGAGTATTTCGTATAGAAAATCTTAGCAGTTTATTTAAATGGTTTTTAGGGAGACTGTTTGAGCGCAGCGAGTTTCGACCGTTCATTTAAAGAAAGTGCTTAGATTTTTAGAAATACGCAAGTGAGCAACTGGAGAACCCTAAAATTCCTCTGCGGACTTCATATAAAATCATATTTATAATAAGTAATCAGGCATCTCTTGATGAATGCGTGAAACGACACCCTTCTTTTCTTGAGACACATCATTTGCTGAAGATTTTGCGTCAGAATCTACACAAGTCTTAGGGGGAGGGGCAGCGTCATGTGGCATTACGGCCTTATTAATACGGTTAACACTTTTTTTACTGATTGACACGGGCATCGACCTCCTTTGCGAGGCTTAGGTATTCATTAGCACTGCGGCTGGATTTTTTGTAATCCATAACGGGTTTGCCATTTTCTTGAGACCATTCTATGGCGCTGTCTACTTTTATGTAAGTTTCAAAGACATGGGTATTTTGAAGTTCTTCAAGGGCTGTGATCGTCTGTTTAAGATAGCTTTTGCGTGTATCTGCTTTAGTAATGCAGATGCCAAGCATTTTAAGCTCTGGGATTACATACTTAATATCATTTAGAAAATCAAATAAATTAGCAAGACCAAAAAGTCCCCAAGGACTCGCTTCAACGGGGGTAATCATATAGTGGGATGCACAAAGGATATTCATTACCCAGCCCCCTAAGGTAGGCGGAGAATCAATTAAAATATAGTCATATTTCTTTGAATCCACAATAGTTTTCAAACTGTTTTTCAGAATATATTCTCTCTGCCATTTAGTGAAAAGTTCATATTCTATAGAACTCATCAAAGTAGAAGAGAGAATCATATCTATACTCGGATACCTGGTAGGGGTAATATAATCAGAGAGATCCTTTTGTTCTTTAACAGCATAGTACAGGTTTTTATGACTCTTTGCTGCTTCTAGTATAAAATCCTCATCAAAATAATTAAGTGAAAGGTTAAGCTGCATATCACCATCAATGAGCAGTATCTTATAACCAAGAGAGGCTAGAGAATAACCTATATTTGCACAGGTTGTGGACTTGCCACTCCCTCCTTTATTGTTAACAAAGCATAAAACATGCGTAGCAGATGCCATTATTCATCCCTCTTTCTGATAGCGTAACAAAATTATCTATTATATTGTCTTTTTCTGTAAATATAGTATAGCATTAATTTTTTAGCCGATCAAACGGTAAGTGAAGCTCTGCATCTAAAAGTGCCAAGTTTGTATACTCATGAAGGCCTAAACAATAGATCAGTTTATCAGCAGTAAGATCATATAACGCAATATAATTTTTATAGCGTTTATTTATAGGATCATATCCTACTAGGTTCAAAATGTTATTACTTAAAAAGGCATCTATTAAAAGGACACCTTCATTTGGTAAAGGTATAGAACCTGAATCTATTGTACTTAAACTTTCATCAAGTAAGGCGTAGTGAATGCTATCTGAAGTTAAAGAGAGTGCTATGGTATTTGAAGTGCTGGAAAAAACATACTGTGCTTCAAAAGGTAAGGGGGTATGACGCATTTGGGACGTTTGATAAGGCAGTATATCTAAACCTTTACCGCTTATAAAAACAGAATTTCCTCGTGAATCAATCGTATAATGTTGTTCGTAAATGGCACTTGGGTCAGTAGGCAGTTTATGAGCTTGGAGTACAGTAAAGGAAGCCGTATCTATTGTATAGATGAAGGCATTATAAGCATTTACTTCCCCGCCTATTAAAACAAAAGTATCAGCAATCCGTTTGATATGTGAAACGTACATATGGCCCAGATTATCACTTGGGTTATATTGAAGGGTACTGACCTGCCATGTTTGCTTATCAATCCTATAGATATGGTCCAAGTCACCTGTAAAAGAAATGATCATTACATCTGAGTCTTCATAGTAATCATGAAAGTAAGTTAAGGGTGGCTCTGTGTTGTTCTTTCTAAAATTATTAATAACAGATACTATTTTTTTAGAATGATTTGATGGCAAAAACCCCTCTGTATAACTTCTGAAAGATGCTTTAAGAGGGGTAATATTTTGGGGGGTAATTTCAAAGCCTTTAATAGTATCCATACTGATGTCGCTATAAAAAGCTGTTAGTTTAAAATCATCTGATTCATTTAGAGTATTTAATAAGATATCATAGCCAAGTGAAGGGTTAAACATAAAATAGCTAAAGACACTTAGACCTATAATACATAATGTACATAAAGTACATAATATAAAAGTTAAAAGATATTTTTTCATATTACCATTCCTTATTGGGGTTAAATCCAAAGATTTGCAATGTTTCTAACAGTGGACTATTTGCAATATCCTCTGGCGAAACAAGGAGGCCATCGGATGCATCAATATCAAAGCCAAAGGGTTTAAAAGCCTGCCAAACCAGCAAAGAGCAGTGTGTTTCATAAGGATTTTCACCTTGATTTTTATCTGCGAAGATATTATAGGGAAGATCCCGCAGGACAGAACTTGCATACCGTGCAATTTCATCAAGCTGTGTTTGGGGCGTATCTTTAAGACGCATCATTTTAAAGGTAGGATAATAACGCCATTTACTAGCATCTTGTTCGAGACTCCTTGAACCGGGATTAACTGCTTCTAAAAGTTTACCTCTTTTCGCATCAATAACGATCCCAGCATGACCATGGCGCCAGTTCATTGTATAGGTAGATTTGGTTAAGAAAATATAGCCATTATGATAAGGGGCTATTTCAAATCCAGCAATAGCCTCCTTTTTTTCGTTTGCAACATAATCTTGTTGTGTTACAGGCGTAAAGTTTTCAGAGGCTATTGTTAAAGCTGTGAAGTAATTTTGCTGAAAGATAAGCATTTTTTCTTGAAAATCTGGCATATCTTTAAGTTCTTCTACAATAGGTTTTGCAATGCCAGTCTGATCATAAATTATTTGATAATCGTTTTCCAAAAGCATGCTTTTAGTAAGTATGGGCATAAGATCTATTTTTTGATAGTCAGGAGTAAAATAACCCTCACTTTTGGCAATATTTGATGAAATAAGTAATGCTAGTATATAGAGTATACAAAAAGTAATAAGAAAATGTTTAAGTTTCAAGGTATTCACTCCTAGCTGTTTATATCATATAATCTATTTTAACACACAAATATGTAAAATAAATAAATCGTATTTTTTTTTATTGCATTTAAAGAATGAAATGGTGTTTAACAAGGTAAACTAATGGCAACTCAATGTATTAAACAATAAAGGAGCAGTTGAAATGACAGCAAATAATACAATAAAAGTTATTCCATTAGGCGGACTTGGAGAAATAGGAAAAAATATAACAGCTATTGAGTATAATGAAGAAATTATTGTTATAGATTGTGGGATGGGATTTCCAGATGAGGATATGTATGGTGTTGATCTTATCATCCCGGATATTAGCTATCTGTTAGACAATGCCGATAAAGTCAAAGGCATCTTTTTAACCCATGGACATGAAGACCATATAGGCGGTATTCCATACTTTTTAAAACAGCTGAATGTACCTTTATATGGGACGAAGCTGACGCTTGGGATTATAGGCAACAAACTGAAGGAACACAGGTTGATTGAAACCTGTAAGCTTCATCATGTGGAACCAGGAGAAACCGTTAAGCTTAGACACTTTGAAATTGAATTTATCAGGAGCACACATAGTATTGCAGGGGCGTGCTGCATTGCTATCCATACCCCTCTTGGTATCATACTGCATACAGGCGACTTTAAGGTGGATTATACACCAGTTGATGGCCTGAAGATGGATCTAGAGCGTATTGGTGAACTGGGTAAAAAAGGCATACTCTTAATGTTAGCAGACAGTACAAATGTTGAGAGAGAGGGGCACACCCTTTCTGAACAATCTGTAGGTGAGACCTTAGACAGATTACTGACTAATGTGGCAGGACGTATTATTGTTGCAACCTTCGCATCTAACATCCATCGTATTCAACAGATTATCAACGCTTCTGTAAAACATGGCAGAAAAGTAGCTTTTAGTGGAAGAAGTATGGAAAATATCACACAAGTTGCAAAAGAACTCGGGTATTTGCATCTCAATGAAGAAGATGTAATCGACCAAGATGAAATACGAAGTTATCCTAGTGAAAAGATTACAATTATTACAACAGGCAGTCAAGGCGAACCTATGGCTGCACTGGCTAGAATCGCCTTCTCAACCCATAGAAAAATCAAAATAGAACCACAAGACCTTTTTATTATTTCAGCTTCCCCTATACCAGGCAATGATAAGCTGGTTTCCAGGGTTATTAATGAGCTTTACAGAAAAGGTGCTGATGTTGTTTATGAAGCATTAGAAGATGTACATGTATCGGGGCATGCTTATAAAGAAGAGCTTAAACTCATGCATACCCTGGCACATCCTAAGTACTTTATGCCGGCCCATGGTGAATACAGGCATCTTGTACACCATAAGGACTTAGCAAAGAAATTAGGTATGGACTCTGGGCATATTTTTATTTTA
Coding sequences within:
- a CDS encoding ParA family protein → MASATHVLCFVNNKGGSGKSTTCANIGYSLASLGYKILLIDGDMQLNLSLNYFDEDFILEAAKSHKNLYYAVKEQKDLSDYITPTRYPSIDMILSSTLMSSIEYELFTKWQREYILKNSLKTIVDSKKYDYILIDSPPTLGGWVMNILCASHYMITPVEASPWGLFGLANLFDFLNDIKYVIPELKMLGICITKADTRKSYLKQTITALEELQNTHVFETYIKVDSAIEWSQENGKPVMDYKKSSRSANEYLSLAKEVDARVNQ
- a CDS encoding ribonuclease J — translated: MTANNTIKVIPLGGLGEIGKNITAIEYNEEIIVIDCGMGFPDEDMYGVDLIIPDISYLLDNADKVKGIFLTHGHEDHIGGIPYFLKQLNVPLYGTKLTLGIIGNKLKEHRLIETCKLHHVEPGETVKLRHFEIEFIRSTHSIAGACCIAIHTPLGIILHTGDFKVDYTPVDGLKMDLERIGELGKKGILLMLADSTNVEREGHTLSEQSVGETLDRLLTNVAGRIIVATFASNIHRIQQIINASVKHGRKVAFSGRSMENITQVAKELGYLHLNEEDVIDQDEIRSYPSEKITIITTGSQGEPMAALARIAFSTHRKIKIEPQDLFIISASPIPGNDKLVSRVINELYRKGADVVYEALEDVHVSGHAYKEELKLMHTLAHPKYFMPAHGEYRHLVHHKDLAKKLGMDSGHIFILETGQVLEISEQTAGITGKVRAGNVFVDGIGVGDVGNVVLRDRRNLAQDGMLTIVAAVEQETYSIAAGPDIITRGFVYVKDSEELINGVKEIAQKELESCLRNQMVERAVLKVNIKKAVERFLYDKTKRRPSVFPIILEV